The Phycisphaeraceae bacterium genome has a window encoding:
- the dnaA gene encoding chromosomal replication initiator protein DnaA yields the protein MADSALEVRNAVIAHLRRHHPDMCRHWFDDIKPVDLDGGTLRLLVNEPVQKKYLERSCINQFNEAAQAVTDRLLAVRFVDEEEAQSAIVRSARRRGGGAQTDGASAAAPRSRAVAGLNGHGIPGYDEMILSPDYTFDQFVVGPGNRLAHAAAQAVAQKPGESYNPYFIHGGPGLGKTHLLQAMCQTIMREFPDKRIYYVSCESFINQFMESVAEGEMLQFRTRFRNVDVLIIDDIHCLSQRDRTQEEFFHTFNTLYQAGRQIVLSSDAAPAEIPHLEERLVSRFSSGLVVHVDKPCYETRVAILKKKAALRELPLPDDVAAYVASAIDTNIRELEGAIKTLGMIATVAGRPIDLDMAREALGAARGGSEAAQQPTVQEIIEQVCEYYDVKLADLLSKRKYKSIAEPRQICMWLARTLTRYSLEEIGGYFGGRDHTTVLHAIKAIERKREMDDRITRDLAHLTSALSRQDLAAA from the coding sequence ATGGCTGACTCCGCGCTTGAGGTCAGAAATGCTGTCATTGCGCATCTCCGGCGACATCACCCGGACATGTGCCGCCACTGGTTTGATGACATCAAGCCAGTGGATCTGGACGGCGGCACCCTGCGCCTGCTCGTCAACGAGCCGGTGCAGAAGAAGTACCTCGAACGCTCCTGCATCAACCAGTTCAACGAGGCGGCCCAGGCGGTGACGGACCGCCTGCTGGCGGTGCGCTTCGTGGACGAGGAGGAGGCCCAGTCCGCCATCGTGCGCAGCGCCAGGCGACGGGGCGGCGGCGCTCAGACGGATGGCGCGTCGGCCGCGGCGCCTCGCTCACGCGCCGTCGCCGGGCTGAATGGCCACGGCATCCCCGGCTACGACGAGATGATCCTCAGCCCGGATTACACCTTCGACCAGTTCGTGGTCGGACCGGGCAATCGACTGGCCCACGCCGCCGCCCAGGCCGTGGCCCAGAAACCCGGTGAGTCGTACAACCCCTACTTCATCCACGGCGGTCCGGGGCTGGGCAAGACGCACCTGCTGCAGGCCATGTGCCAGACGATCATGCGCGAGTTCCCCGACAAGCGCATCTACTACGTCTCCTGCGAGAGCTTCATCAACCAGTTCATGGAGTCGGTGGCCGAAGGCGAGATGCTGCAGTTCCGCACCCGCTTCCGCAACGTGGACGTGCTGATCATCGACGACATCCACTGCCTGTCGCAGCGCGACCGCACGCAGGAGGAGTTCTTCCACACCTTCAACACGCTCTACCAGGCGGGCCGGCAGATCGTGCTCTCCTCCGACGCCGCCCCGGCGGAGATCCCGCACCTGGAGGAGCGGCTGGTGAGCCGCTTCTCCTCCGGCCTGGTCGTCCACGTGGACAAGCCCTGCTACGAGACGCGCGTGGCCATCCTCAAGAAGAAAGCCGCCCTGCGCGAACTCCCTCTGCCTGATGACGTGGCCGCCTATGTGGCCTCGGCCATCGACACCAACATCCGTGAGCTGGAAGGCGCCATCAAGACGCTGGGCATGATCGCCACCGTGGCGGGTCGGCCCATCGACCTGGACATGGCCCGCGAGGCCCTGGGCGCCGCGCGGGGCGGGTCGGAGGCCGCTCAGCAGCCCACGGTGCAGGAGATCATCGAGCAGGTGTGCGAGTACTACGACGTGAAACTCGCCGACCTGCTCTCCAAGCGCAAGTACAAGTCCATCGCCGAGCCGAGGCAGATCTGCATGTGGCTGGCCCGCACCCTGACGCGATACTCCCTCGAGGAGATCGGCGGGTACTTCGGCGGGCGTGATCACACCACCGTCCTGCATGCCATCAAGGCCATCGAGCGCAAGCGCGAAATGGACGACCGCATCACGCGCGACCTGGCCCATCTCACCAGCGCGCTGAGCAGGCAGGATCTTGCGGCGGCGTAG
- the mutM gene encoding bifunctional DNA-formamidopyrimidine glycosylase/DNA-(apurinic or apyrimidinic site) lyase has product MPELPEVEHLRRTLEPLVVGAVVGTVNLRRRSIVRAPKRGRVDPVRLLAGRRIIGLDRRGKQLAILADSGGVLVIHLGMTGRLFVRPDPRDAPRRATPSVAPRTTPDAAPYAALEEPDSLDHVHCIWRLHRPGGRTSAMIFRDPRRFGGLWCIDSREELLASRWTELGPDALAVTPADLMTRLGASRRAVKAALLDQHAVAGVGNIYADEALHRAGIHPMRRAALLQMSDWERLADAIRTVMGEALRSGGSTLRDYVDAEGRPGEFAWRHRVYGRGGEPCLGCDSRLRSITVAQRTTVYCPTCQPMARNRKR; this is encoded by the coding sequence GTGCCTGAACTGCCCGAAGTCGAACATCTGCGCCGCACCCTCGAACCGCTCGTGGTGGGCGCAGTGGTTGGGACCGTCAATCTGCGCCGGAGAAGCATCGTGCGCGCCCCCAAGCGGGGGCGGGTCGACCCGGTCCGACTGCTCGCGGGACGGCGCATCATCGGACTTGATCGCCGCGGCAAGCAGCTGGCGATACTCGCCGACTCCGGCGGCGTGCTGGTCATTCACCTGGGCATGACGGGACGCTTGTTTGTGAGGCCGGACCCGCGCGACGCTCCGCGTCGCGCCACCCCCAGCGTCGCTCCACGCACCACTCCCGACGCAGCGCCGTACGCCGCGCTGGAGGAGCCGGACTCGCTCGACCACGTCCATTGCATCTGGCGCCTGCACAGGCCGGGCGGACGAACCAGCGCCATGATCTTCCGCGACCCGAGGCGTTTCGGGGGATTGTGGTGCATCGATTCGCGCGAAGAACTGCTCGCCAGTCGCTGGACCGAACTGGGGCCGGACGCTCTCGCGGTCACGCCCGCCGACCTGATGACGCGGCTCGGCGCCTCCCGCCGCGCCGTCAAGGCCGCCCTGCTCGATCAGCACGCCGTCGCCGGGGTGGGCAACATCTACGCGGACGAGGCCTTGCACCGGGCGGGCATTCATCCGATGCGGCGGGCGGCGTTGCTCCAGATGTCAGACTGGGAGCGACTGGCCGACGCCATCCGGACGGTGATGGGGGAGGCCCTTCGATCAGGCGGGTCGACCTTGCGCGACTACGTCGATGCTGAGGGTCGGCCAGGCGAGTTCGCCTGGCGGCATCGCGTCTACGGTCGGGGCGGAGAACCATGTCTCGGGTGCGACAGTCGACTGCGATCGATCACCGTAGCGCAGCGAACCACCGTCTACTGCCCGACCTGTCAGCCGATGGCGCGGAACCGGAAACGATGA
- a CDS encoding MoxR family ATPase produces the protein MTDPLAAKSAVRSTDAHAAAGEVKDAYARLRDEVHKVIVGQDDVLDQLLVALFCGGHAIVVGVPGLAKTLLISTVARTLSLGFSRVQFTPDLMPSDMTGTEIIEEDKTTGARELRFVKGPIFSNVILADEINRTPPKTQAALLEAMQEKQVTVAGVQHKLPRPFFVLATQNPIEQEGTYPLPEAQLDRFMFNVLIGYPTEEQELQIVQRTTAAEEQNVQPVLTGDDVERIQHLVRQVPVADHVVRYALRLVRATRVRDNPDPLPIVRNYLGWGAGPRASQYLVLAAKARAILSGASHVMPEHIRSVALPVLRHRIITNFNAEADGVTTDDVVKTLLKEIPVEGTDAKTAKQMDAVMR, from the coding sequence ATGACCGACCCACTCGCCGCCAAGTCCGCCGTCCGCTCGACCGACGCCCACGCCGCCGCGGGCGAGGTGAAGGATGCCTACGCGCGGCTCCGGGACGAGGTTCACAAGGTGATCGTGGGGCAGGACGACGTGCTCGATCAGCTGCTGGTGGCGCTGTTCTGCGGCGGTCATGCGATCGTCGTCGGCGTACCGGGTCTGGCCAAGACGCTGCTCATCTCCACGGTGGCGCGCACGCTGTCGCTGGGCTTCTCGCGGGTGCAGTTCACGCCTGACCTGATGCCCTCGGACATGACGGGCACGGAGATCATCGAGGAGGACAAGACCACCGGCGCCCGCGAGCTGCGCTTCGTGAAGGGTCCGATCTTCTCGAACGTCATCCTCGCCGACGAGATCAACCGCACGCCGCCCAAGACGCAGGCCGCCCTGCTCGAGGCCATGCAGGAGAAGCAGGTCACGGTGGCGGGCGTGCAGCACAAGCTTCCCCGGCCGTTCTTCGTGCTGGCGACGCAGAACCCCATTGAGCAGGAAGGCACCTACCCGCTGCCCGAGGCCCAGCTCGACCGCTTCATGTTCAACGTGCTCATCGGATACCCGACGGAAGAGCAGGAACTGCAGATCGTGCAGCGCACCACCGCGGCGGAGGAGCAGAACGTCCAGCCCGTGCTCACGGGCGATGATGTGGAGCGCATCCAGCACCTGGTGCGACAGGTGCCCGTGGCCGACCACGTGGTGCGATACGCGCTGCGACTGGTGCGGGCCACGCGGGTGCGCGACAACCCCGACCCGCTGCCCATCGTGCGCAACTACCTGGGCTGGGGCGCGGGTCCGCGGGCCAGCCAGTACCTGGTGCTGGCGGCGAAGGCGCGGGCGATCCTCTCCGGCGCCTCGCACGTGATGCCCGAGCACATCCGATCCGTCGCCCTGCCCGTGCTGCGACACCGCATCATCACCAACTTCAACGCCGAGGCGGACGGCGTGACCACCGACGACGTGGTGAAGACGCTGCTCAAGGAAATCCCCGTGGAGGGGACGGACGCGAAGACGGCGAAGCAGATGGATGCGGTGATGCGGTAG
- a CDS encoding phage portal protein has product MSTLAPFAGIPLNEALLRHLIDHHERVRLPRFERLWRYFRNELAPPATDGQDRTPPAQRVGLPRRLQSTRRPGADDRTQREVVIENDIGWRIHALVDFMFPAAPRLVSTAPDPARRREIEAMLERLIDANGGVMLWQDAALLGSVYGHVDLLIDADALFAIRPERAGEARSSRGVDTNPSTRPTASPTTSPPRDRPGDAAPGLSARSRALSPETLLHIEAVEAPRSIPLLSPHDYRALDAFIIHFEQPKHAVTQGSFLARLLASRFVSRDVLRSQRATTTVTEIRSSTHRQRYEDGRLVEETRNPLGRLPVVHIQNLSQPLAWEGLSDVEPLIPLQDELNTRLSDRANRVTMQSFRMWLGKGIEGFIDRPVGPGQMWMTDNENASIESFGGDADSPSERQHIEDLREALDKASGVTPAAAGHIKAKVGNLTSENALRISLMGTIAKVKRKRITYGRGIAQTCELALEALHRSGHFRTEANERGVEIAWPDPLPADETRRLQDALLKAQLGVPHETLRAELGYGERGEA; this is encoded by the coding sequence ATGTCCACCCTCGCCCCCTTCGCCGGCATTCCGCTCAATGAAGCGCTGCTTCGCCACCTGATCGACCACCACGAGCGCGTCCGCCTGCCGCGCTTCGAGCGGCTCTGGCGCTACTTCCGCAACGAACTCGCGCCGCCCGCGACGGACGGGCAGGACCGCACCCCGCCCGCGCAGCGCGTGGGGCTCCCCAGGCGACTGCAGTCAACGCGTCGCCCGGGCGCGGATGATCGCACGCAGCGCGAGGTGGTCATCGAGAACGACATTGGCTGGCGCATTCATGCGCTCGTGGACTTCATGTTCCCCGCCGCCCCACGGCTCGTGAGCACCGCGCCCGACCCGGCCCGCCGGCGCGAGATCGAAGCGATGCTCGAGCGCCTCATCGACGCCAACGGCGGGGTGATGCTCTGGCAGGACGCCGCCCTGCTCGGCAGCGTGTACGGACACGTCGATCTGCTCATCGATGCCGACGCACTCTTCGCCATCCGTCCCGAGCGTGCGGGCGAGGCGCGTTCATCACGCGGCGTTGACACGAACCCAAGCACGCGCCCCACCGCCAGCCCCACCACAAGTCCCCCACGGGATCGACCGGGAGACGCCGCGCCAGGGCTTTCCGCCCGCAGCCGGGCGCTGTCGCCCGAGACCCTGCTCCACATCGAGGCGGTCGAGGCGCCCCGGTCGATCCCGCTTCTTTCGCCCCACGACTACCGGGCGCTCGACGCCTTCATCATCCACTTCGAACAACCGAAGCACGCGGTGACGCAGGGCTCGTTCCTCGCGCGGCTGCTGGCCAGCCGATTCGTCTCGCGCGATGTGCTTCGTTCGCAGCGCGCCACCACCACCGTCACCGAGATCCGATCATCCACGCACCGTCAGCGCTACGAGGACGGCCGCCTCGTCGAGGAAACCCGCAATCCGCTGGGCCGCCTGCCCGTCGTGCACATTCAGAATCTCAGCCAGCCGTTGGCGTGGGAAGGGCTGTCGGACGTGGAGCCGCTCATCCCACTGCAGGACGAACTCAACACCCGTCTCTCCGACCGGGCCAACCGCGTCACCATGCAGTCCTTCCGCATGTGGCTGGGCAAGGGCATCGAGGGCTTCATCGACCGGCCCGTCGGCCCCGGGCAGATGTGGATGACCGACAACGAGAACGCCTCGATCGAGTCCTTCGGCGGCGACGCCGACAGCCCCAGCGAACGCCAGCACATCGAGGATCTGCGCGAGGCGCTCGACAAGGCCTCGGGCGTCACGCCCGCGGCGGCGGGGCACATCAAGGCCAAGGTCGGCAACCTCACCTCGGAAAACGCCCTGCGCATCTCGCTCATGGGCACCATCGCCAAGGTGAAGCGCAAGCGCATCACCTACGGACGCGGCATCGCCCAGACCTGCGAACTGGCGCTCGAGGCGCTCCATCGCTCCGGGCACTTCCGCACCGAAGCCAACGAGCGCGGCGTCGAGATCGCCTGGCCGGACCCCCTGCCCGCGGATGAGACGCGGCGATTGCAGGATGCGCTCCTCAAGGCCCAGCTCGGCGTGCCGCACGAGACGCTCCGCGCGGAACTTGGGTACGGAGAAAGGGGTGAGGCGTGA
- a CDS encoding recombinase family protein: protein MIASDIRFAVGYARRSTDLQERSIPDQKAAVERWARDHGYRILRWFVDDAISGTSARGRDQFTRLIHEAENGRDFDAVLCYDMSRFSRGGTNETGYYLHRLRLAGVETHFIAEGIPDGDEGELLQGVKSWQARQYSVKLSRDSIRGQHSTVTVRNSAMGGRSPYGYDRQYVSANGQVLKTVRTLPDGRRQEFGPDGRHLRFIDPKEKLPKKMKSDIVRLVPGDPKHIAVVRDIFEMCVKGLGFRSILIALNAKGIQGPMHARWNQMAVKSILQNPCYRGALAWNRRTFGKIHEVASDGSAIPKKVAKTTRNPKDRWIVVENVHEAIVPPDLFWKAHEQMAKRRNAGGLARPTQRYLLSGLLRCEHCGHNFWGCVLKNSAGEIRYYADGGYRAQGIGVCKATHIQAAALDQWVLAQLRAAVLADKAGVGQAIEQFVKAVCGRAAAAKAQPDRSRELADLNKRIKTTVALLSDSDLADVGELRAALVDLKRRREALEADVAAKPDAPKSIDPDRLRAWARERIADLGQALKPGTPMIEARAAVHAFVPKIEIDPDRKVGTLYLPRDACSALQAAFVRRETSASSSHSCTVLVALRCGSPR, encoded by the coding sequence ATGATCGCCAGCGACATCCGTTTCGCGGTGGGCTATGCCCGGCGCTCGACCGACCTGCAGGAGCGGTCGATTCCCGACCAGAAGGCGGCGGTCGAGCGCTGGGCGCGGGATCACGGGTACCGCATCCTGCGGTGGTTCGTGGACGATGCGATCAGCGGCACCAGCGCTCGGGGTCGCGACCAGTTCACCCGCCTCATCCATGAGGCGGAGAACGGGCGCGACTTCGACGCGGTGCTGTGCTACGACATGTCCCGGTTCTCGCGCGGCGGCACGAACGAGACGGGCTACTACCTGCACCGGCTTCGCCTCGCGGGCGTCGAGACGCACTTCATCGCCGAGGGAATCCCGGACGGCGATGAGGGCGAACTGCTGCAAGGCGTGAAGTCGTGGCAGGCCCGGCAGTACTCGGTGAAACTATCGCGCGACAGTATCCGTGGCCAGCACTCGACGGTGACGGTGCGGAACAGCGCCATGGGCGGGCGGTCCCCCTACGGCTACGACCGCCAGTACGTGTCGGCCAACGGGCAGGTGCTCAAGACCGTTCGGACGCTCCCCGACGGCCGACGCCAGGAGTTCGGGCCCGACGGTCGGCACCTGCGCTTCATTGACCCGAAGGAGAAACTCCCGAAGAAGATGAAGTCTGACATCGTGCGGCTGGTCCCCGGCGACCCGAAGCACATCGCGGTCGTGCGCGACATCTTCGAGATGTGCGTCAAGGGGCTGGGCTTCCGCTCGATCCTCATCGCCCTCAACGCCAAGGGCATCCAGGGGCCGATGCATGCCCGATGGAACCAGATGGCGGTGAAGTCGATCCTGCAGAACCCTTGCTACCGCGGCGCGCTGGCCTGGAACAGGCGCACGTTCGGCAAGATCCACGAGGTGGCGTCCGACGGCTCGGCCATCCCGAAGAAGGTCGCCAAGACGACGCGCAACCCGAAGGATCGCTGGATCGTCGTCGAGAACGTCCATGAGGCCATCGTGCCGCCGGACCTGTTCTGGAAGGCGCACGAGCAGATGGCTAAGCGACGCAACGCCGGCGGCCTGGCCCGCCCGACGCAGCGGTACCTGCTGTCCGGTCTCCTCCGCTGCGAGCACTGCGGCCACAACTTCTGGGGCTGCGTGCTGAAGAACAGCGCGGGCGAGATCCGGTACTACGCCGACGGCGGGTACCGGGCCCAGGGAATCGGCGTCTGCAAGGCGACGCACATCCAGGCGGCCGCGCTCGACCAATGGGTGCTGGCTCAACTGCGCGCGGCCGTGCTGGCCGACAAGGCCGGAGTCGGCCAGGCCATCGAGCAGTTCGTGAAGGCCGTTTGCGGCCGCGCTGCCGCGGCCAAGGCCCAACCGGATCGCAGCCGGGAACTGGCCGACCTGAACAAGCGGATCAAGACGACGGTCGCCCTGCTCTCGGACAGCGACCTTGCCGATGTCGGCGAGCTCCGAGCGGCACTCGTTGATCTGAAGCGGCGACGCGAGGCGCTTGAGGCGGACGTGGCCGCCAAGCCCGATGCCCCAAAATCGATCGACCCGGATCGCCTCCGCGCCTGGGCCCGCGAGCGGATCGCCGACCTTGGCCAGGCGCTCAAGCCCGGCACGCCCATGATCGAGGCGAGGGCGGCCGTTCACGCGTTCGTGCCGAAGATCGAGATCGACCCGGACCGGAAGGTGGGTACGCTCTACCTGCCGCGCGACGCGTGCAGCGCCCTGCAAGCAGCGTTTGTCAGACGGGAAACGAGCGCGTCCTCGAGCCACTCGTGCACGGTGCTGGTGGCGCTGCGCTGCGGGTCGCCCAGGTGA
- a CDS encoding AAA family ATPase yields MTAQHGTEFGIVVAAGQRYARWYDDGPSSKRYDGSDPIEVERAFRAAFIDAAREVAAWGEPACDVVEAAWAVRREAYEGARVLVPSADYFGITDKGQRARYIGEQVVYRLGHAVVAARARGRHQAVAMTFDAWLRLSGRGLADEQIVEVLIPAWLAEVEAWATTGDPSNIAPPLLDQTEAAREAAAKEAAPPMPETTPAPPPFISARDLLAACPSLRPAVIERLLREGETMNVIASPKTGKSWLVLDLAIAVATGRPWLGRFATTAGDVLIIDNELHGETSANRIPKVAKARGVAIDDFADRLFVRNLRGGLQDIVTLGAFFRDIEPGRFRLIVLDAFYRFLPSGMDENANADMAMLYNHIDRYAADLRCSFVLIHHATKGNQSGKAVTDVGAGAGSQSRATDAHLVLRPHEENDVVVLEAAVRSWPPLDGTCLRWAFPVWDVAEDLDPRRLKIESPRRRQRSNPPPAPDDWTPERFVGAFVTGAPALRDEILHAATKDLSHAQATRLLKLAEARGLVRRSQAGPSDRVRFVVARQPESGQ; encoded by the coding sequence GTGACAGCGCAGCACGGCACAGAGTTCGGCATCGTCGTCGCTGCGGGCCAGCGGTACGCCCGCTGGTATGACGATGGCCCCAGCTCGAAGCGATACGACGGCAGCGATCCAATCGAGGTCGAGCGGGCGTTCCGCGCCGCGTTCATCGATGCTGCCCGCGAGGTGGCTGCATGGGGCGAGCCCGCCTGCGATGTCGTGGAAGCGGCATGGGCGGTCAGGCGCGAGGCCTACGAGGGTGCCCGTGTTCTCGTTCCGTCGGCTGACTACTTCGGCATCACCGACAAGGGGCAGCGTGCACGATACATCGGCGAGCAGGTTGTCTATAGGCTCGGGCACGCCGTCGTCGCCGCACGGGCCCGCGGTCGCCACCAAGCCGTTGCCATGACGTTCGATGCGTGGCTGCGCTTGTCTGGTCGAGGCCTGGCCGACGAGCAAATCGTCGAAGTGCTGATCCCAGCCTGGTTGGCGGAGGTGGAGGCCTGGGCGACGACGGGTGACCCGTCCAACATCGCGCCGCCCCTGCTGGATCAGACCGAAGCGGCGCGCGAGGCCGCAGCGAAGGAGGCTGCCCCGCCCATGCCCGAAACCACGCCTGCACCTCCACCGTTCATCAGCGCGCGGGACCTGCTCGCGGCCTGCCCGTCGCTGCGCCCGGCGGTGATCGAACGCCTGCTCCGCGAGGGCGAGACCATGAACGTGATCGCCTCGCCGAAGACGGGCAAGTCGTGGCTCGTGCTCGACCTAGCCATCGCGGTCGCCACCGGCCGGCCCTGGCTCGGCCGCTTCGCCACGACCGCCGGCGACGTGCTGATCATCGACAACGAGTTGCACGGCGAGACCTCGGCCAACCGCATCCCGAAGGTCGCCAAGGCGCGCGGCGTGGCCATCGACGATTTCGCCGACCGCTTGTTCGTTCGCAACCTGCGCGGCGGCCTGCAGGACATCGTCACCCTCGGCGCGTTCTTCCGCGATATCGAGCCCGGGCGCTTCCGCCTGATCGTGCTCGACGCGTTCTACCGCTTCCTGCCATCGGGGATGGACGAGAACGCCAACGCGGACATGGCGATGCTCTACAACCACATCGACCGATACGCCGCGGACCTGCGCTGCTCGTTCGTGCTCATCCACCACGCCACGAAGGGGAACCAATCGGGCAAGGCGGTCACCGATGTCGGGGCCGGCGCCGGCAGCCAGAGCCGGGCGACGGACGCGCACCTGGTCCTGCGTCCGCACGAAGAAAACGATGTGGTAGTGCTCGAAGCCGCGGTGCGGTCGTGGCCGCCGCTCGATGGCACATGCCTGCGCTGGGCGTTCCCCGTGTGGGACGTGGCCGAAGACCTCGACCCCAGGCGCCTCAAGATCGAGTCGCCGCGACGGCGGCAGCGAAGCAACCCGCCTCCCGCACCCGACGACTGGACACCCGAGCGATTCGTCGGCGCGTTCGTCACCGGCGCGCCGGCGCTCCGCGACGAGATCCTGCACGCCGCCACGAAGGACCTCTCCCATGCCCAGGCGACCCGTCTCCTCAAACTCGCCGAGGCCCGCGGCCTCGTGCGCCGCTCCCAAGCCGGCCCGTCAGACCGCGTCCGTTTCGTCGTGGCGCGTCAACCGGAGAGTGGCCAGTGA
- a CDS encoding Mu-like prophage major head subunit gpT family protein: MNANTVKDDLLLTAAGVEIEAAGKDARPKISVVAYTGRIMRVPGWGDIAIDLAGLEAGGQVPLLADHDATVGSVVGHGEPAVANGRLMVAGVVSGAGESARHVVEMARGGFQFQASVGVAPTEHERVKPNQSVEVNERSLSSPGGFTLVRKGRLREVSITPLGADAETSVAIAASRQGRTNMADIAHEDQIRADERDRLKEIELTCRPIFAGGGERDWGVHQKRVDDMKAKAVAGDMTVSELRAGVLEVLRASRPVISGFITGGGSGHIPRARVIEAAILKRAGFAGLAEKALGPACMEAADDLRVAHTLDLCRAALQHEGIDAPADREGMVRASLTTHTLTEALGSAVNKVLLDGYRDSPATWRSFAGVRSVPDFKTATAIRPSFTGSLQQLPPGGEFKHGGAEEATTQYKVDTYGKIFSIDRRDLINDDLSLFDSVARVMGQAAMRKLSDLTYDTLLSNAGAFFAAGNGNYITGADTILSPDSLGRAIAAMITQRDAEGNDLDLRPVVLVVPPELQTTARAVLESEFIAAQTNLPTGNSLKNAVGLEVEPRLSNTKKYGAKASTKHWYLFAAPAASPIIVGFLNGQQTPTVEFFGLDQTVNKLAVSWRVYFDFGAALCDPRAAVRSKGEA, from the coding sequence ATGAACGCAAACACGGTCAAGGATGACCTGCTGCTCACGGCCGCCGGGGTCGAGATCGAGGCCGCGGGCAAGGATGCCCGCCCCAAGATCAGCGTCGTCGCGTACACCGGCCGCATCATGCGTGTGCCGGGCTGGGGCGACATCGCGATCGACCTGGCGGGCCTTGAAGCGGGCGGCCAGGTGCCGCTGCTGGCCGACCACGACGCCACGGTCGGCAGCGTCGTCGGCCACGGCGAACCCGCCGTCGCCAACGGGCGGCTGATGGTCGCGGGTGTCGTCAGCGGCGCTGGCGAATCGGCGCGGCACGTCGTCGAGATGGCCCGGGGCGGATTCCAGTTCCAGGCATCGGTCGGCGTCGCGCCCACCGAGCACGAGCGGGTGAAGCCCAATCAGTCGGTCGAGGTCAACGAGCGGTCGCTGTCGTCGCCGGGCGGGTTCACGCTTGTGCGCAAGGGGCGGCTGCGGGAAGTCAGCATCACGCCGCTGGGGGCCGACGCAGAAACGTCGGTGGCCATCGCGGCTTCGCGTCAAGGACGGACGAACATGGCAGACATCGCACACGAGGACCAGATCCGCGCCGATGAGCGCGACCGGCTCAAGGAGATCGAACTGACCTGCCGCCCCATCTTCGCAGGTGGGGGCGAGCGGGACTGGGGCGTGCACCAGAAGCGGGTGGATGACATGAAGGCGAAGGCCGTCGCGGGCGACATGACCGTCAGCGAACTGCGCGCAGGCGTGCTCGAGGTGCTGCGGGCCTCGCGCCCCGTGATCTCTGGCTTCATCACCGGGGGCGGCTCGGGCCACATCCCGCGTGCCCGAGTGATTGAGGCGGCGATCCTCAAGCGTGCGGGCTTCGCCGGGCTCGCCGAGAAGGCCCTTGGCCCGGCGTGCATGGAGGCGGCCGACGATTTGCGAGTCGCTCACACGCTGGACCTCTGCCGCGCGGCCTTGCAACACGAGGGAATCGACGCTCCCGCCGACCGCGAGGGCATGGTGCGCGCGTCGCTGACGACGCACACGCTTACCGAGGCCCTCGGCAGCGCGGTGAACAAGGTCCTGCTCGACGGCTACCGCGATAGCCCCGCGACCTGGCGATCCTTCGCGGGCGTGCGGAGCGTGCCGGACTTCAAGACGGCAACCGCGATCCGTCCGTCGTTCACGGGCTCGCTCCAGCAACTGCCGCCCGGCGGCGAGTTCAAGCACGGCGGGGCCGAGGAAGCGACGACGCAGTACAAGGTGGACACCTACGGCAAGATCTTCTCGATCGACCGGCGCGACCTCATCAACGATGACCTGAGCCTGTTCGACTCGGTCGCGCGGGTGATGGGCCAGGCCGCGATGCGGAAGTTGTCCGACCTCACCTACGACACGCTGCTGTCCAACGCGGGTGCTTTCTTCGCCGCGGGCAACGGCAACTACATCACCGGGGCGGACACGATTCTCAGCCCCGACTCGCTGGGGCGGGCCATCGCCGCGATGATCACCCAGCGCGACGCGGAGGGCAACGACCTGGACCTCCGGCCCGTCGTGCTGGTGGTGCCGCCGGAGTTGCAGACGACCGCGCGGGCGGTTCTGGAGAGCGAGTTCATCGCCGCCCAGACGAATCTGCCCACCGGCAACAGCCTCAAGAACGCCGTCGGCCTCGAGGTCGAGCCGCGCCTGAGCAACACGAAGAAGTACGGCGCCAAGGCCTCGACGAAGCACTGGTACCTGTTCGCGGCCCCGGCGGCGAGCCCGATCATCGTCGGGTTCCTCAACGGCCAGCAGACGCCGACCGTCGAGTTCTTCGGGCTCGACCAGACGGTGAACAAGTTGGCGGTGTCGTGGCGCGTCTACTTCGACTTCGGCGCGGCCCTGTGCGACCCGCGGGCGGCGGTGCGGAGCAAGGGCGAGGCGTAA